The window GGGGCCCTGGCGCAGATCCAGTGCATCGTCCGGAAGAGGCTCCGGGAATGACCGATGCAGGTTGCCGCGTCTGCGGCGGGAAGGATGGCCACCGCCATTTCCTGGTACGCGAAATGTTCTTCGGCAGCCGCGAGCCCTTCGACTACTTCGAATGCGGAGATTGCGGCACGGTCCAGATTTCCGATATTCCCGGCGACCTGGCCAGGCATTATCCGGATGACTACTATTCGTTCGCCGGCAGCCGCGCAAGGCCGGCCTCCCGGATCGAAGTCGCGCTGCGCCGCATGCGCAGCGACGCCCGGCTGACGGGCGAAGGGGCGATCGGCCGTCTGCTGTCCCGCCTGTCGAAAAGAACGCCCGCCTGCGTCGGCTGGTTCGCGGGCATTCCCGTGAACACCGGTTCCCGCATCGTCGATGTCGGCTGCGGGAGCGGTGCGCTGCTCCTGTCCATGCAGAGGGATGGCTTCCGGCAGCTTTCCGGCCTCGATCCATTCATTGCCGAAACGATCAGGTACCGGAGCGGGCTGACGATTCACAGGCGCAGCCTGGCGGAGGATGCCGGAAGCTACGATCTGATCATGATGAATCACTCCTTCGAGCACATGCCCGACCCGGTGGCCGCCATGACCCACATCGCCGACCATCTTGCACCCGGAGGACGCGCACTGGTCCGCCTGCCGATCGCCGGCGGCCATGCATGGCGCACCTACCGGGAAAACTGGTTCCAGCTCGATGCGCCCCGGCACCTGGTGATCCCGACGGTTCGGGCCATGCACCTCCTTGCCGAAGGCGCCGGCATGGAGGTGGAGCGGTGCTTTTTCGACTCCAAGGCAGATCAGTTCCTGGCCAGCGAGGCATATCGGATGGACGTTCCGATGGCAGAGCATAAGCATCTGCCGCCCCGCGGCGAGGATGAAATGAATCGCCTGAAATCGATGGCCGCCAGGCTCAATCGGGAAGGAGATGGGGACCAGGGCGGCTTCGTTCTCAGGCGGAAACCGGGAGAATCGAGTTCCTGATGACCCGGCCGCGCACCCACCTGCTGATCAACCACAGGAAGCTTCCGGCGCCGCTCAAGCATGCGCTGGCGGATCGCGGCCTCGTCGCGGTCGAGGACGATCGGCAACCTTCCGCCGACCTGCTTTGCCGCGCGCTGGCCTGCGTGGCCGACTTCGGCGGCGGCGTCAAGCGCCCGCTCCGGGCGCTGATGTGGAAGAGGCATCTGTCACGGCACGGCGTGCCGGTGCTTGCATGGAACCGCGACGCGCCGCACAACAACAATCTCCCCCCCTGGCGGCTCGCCCTGTTCGATCGCCTTCGGCCGCTCGACATCTATGCGACGCACAGCCTCGTCGACACACGATGGAGATTCGCCGATACGGTGCTCTTCCTGCCCAACGCGGTCGACACGTCCATCTACAACCTGCGCGGCGATCCGGAAACGGTTCTGGCGCGGCTGCGCGACCCCGGCCAGTACCGGTGGGACGTCTCGTTCTTCGGCGCGCTCGACGGGGGCCGCTACAAGGAAGCACAAGACCGGCAGCAGTTCTTCGCAGAGTTGGCGATGCGGCTCGACGCCCTGGGCATCCGCCATCGTTTCGTCGACACCACCCGCGCGCACCTGTCCCTCGATGAGCAGGTCGCGCTGATCCAGGCGTCGCGCATCAACCTCAACTTCGGCGCGCGCTGCGACTTCGGCGGCTTCCCCGCATCGGGCCTGCCGGAACGCCACTTCGGCATTCCGGCCTGCGGCGGTTTCCTGCTCACCGACCGGCGCACCCACATGGCGGACAGTTTCGAGATCGGCCGGC is drawn from Candidatus Nitricoxidivorans perseverans and contains these coding sequences:
- a CDS encoding class I SAM-dependent methyltransferase, coding for MTDAGCRVCGGKDGHRHFLVREMFFGSREPFDYFECGDCGTVQISDIPGDLARHYPDDYYSFAGSRARPASRIEVALRRMRSDARLTGEGAIGRLLSRLSKRTPACVGWFAGIPVNTGSRIVDVGCGSGALLLSMQRDGFRQLSGLDPFIAETIRYRSGLTIHRRSLAEDAGSYDLIMMNHSFEHMPDPVAAMTHIADHLAPGGRALVRLPIAGGHAWRTYRENWFQLDAPRHLVIPTVRAMHLLAEGAGMEVERCFFDSKADQFLASEAYRMDVPMAEHKHLPPRGEDEMNRLKSMAARLNREGDGDQGGFVLRRKPGESSS
- a CDS encoding glycosyltransferase; this translates as MTRPRTHLLINHRKLPAPLKHALADRGLVAVEDDRQPSADLLCRALACVADFGGGVKRPLRALMWKRHLSRHGVPVLAWNRDAPHNNNLPPWRLALFDRLRPLDIYATHSLVDTRWRFADTVLFLPNAVDTSIYNLRGDPETVLARLRDPGQYRWDVSFFGALDGGRYKEAQDRQQFFAELAMRLDALGIRHRFVDTTRAHLSLDEQVALIQASRINLNFGARCDFGGFPASGLPERHFGIPACGGFLLTDRRTHMADSFEIGRHLDEFADLDGCVEKIRRHLDDFDRSRDMAESGWRHVMRHHTYANRAETVHRALLDWHAGRRGLIHDPINHGDAAP